The genomic DNA GGAACCTACCTTCAGCATCATAGTCTCATCGATGTGTTTGTCTTCATGGGCTGTGTCGCCGACAAAGGAGAGGTCGTACTGGGCGGTGAACAATACCTTGTCGATGGGTTTCGCCTTGAGCACTTCGCTCATGTTGTACACGCGGATATTGAATTGGGCCTGTACAGCCCCGCATGCCAGTAAAAGAACTGCGGATAATAGGATTCGTTTCATAACTTTAATCGTCTTAGAGTGTTTGTCTGCTGCAAATGTAGCGGACGGCAAACCTCCGGGGCGAGTAAAGTTATTACTGAAATATTACGGTGGGGTTATTCCTGGCTATCCAAATCCTTTTCTATATCTTTTATAATAAGTAAGACGGTGCTTTTTAGGGGTGGGAGATGTTTCTTAATTGTAATGAATATCTTTTCCTCATCAACAGCAGAGTATTCGTGCGAAATGATATTACGCTGTCCTATCACCTTAACCCAAGGTACTTGGGGATATTTAGGTAGTAACTGTTTATTTGTTTTATCGTCTATTTTCTTGACGTATTCACCGATTGTCTGTAAGCGCATGACACAGGAATCAAATATGGTCATTCTCCAAGGTGTGGAAAGGAAGTCGTCCGGTGTTTGTATTTTATACATCGGTCGAGAATTACATCAATAGCCTCGGCTATAAGATACAATCTGTCTGTAATTTCATCTTTATGCATAAATACCCTCCTTTAGTATCTTATCCAGTAACAGAGGCCTTAAACTTTTACGCAAGCGAATCAGGTCGATCGGGCAGCCACACCGTTTTTCCAAATCACTTTTCTCTGTTTGTTCTCCACGAACAACTGATCCGAAGATGCCGATTTTGAGGATACCGTATTTATCGGCAAATTTGGATTTGAATTGTTTTAGCAAAGTAATATAATATCTGTAATCTTTCATGAAGAATCCTGTATATGGGATCAAAGATACATAAAAAACGGTGATTCCTATGTAAATAGTAGTTTTTTCCGTAAGTTTGTGCAAACTTCTTTCAAGTAAGGGGTTAAGTGATCAAAAAACACAAAATAATAAAGCAAACTTTCATAAATGAAGACTTTGGATAAACAGAAAAAGAACGTCCTTACCCTTTGTGGGGCGGCGATGGCATCGTTGCTTCTTTGGGGATGTGGCGGAACAAACCCTACGGCCGAATCTTTCGAACGGTCTGATTATTATACGCGTGGTATCGGACAGTATCCGGGTGACCCGAAGGAGGATTTCTCGCCTTCTCTGGCTCCGGATCCTTCCACTTACCGTAACATTGCCCGGTTGCGATCGGCTTTTGCCTCTTCCAGTCATGACTATAACCTGGTGGCGCAGTTGGCGACAGACGGCATCGTGACGGACGAGCAGCCGCAGTATCTGAACTTGTCTACGCCCGATGGAGACGTTCCGAGACGCGAACGCGAATGGATGATCGACGAAGGGCCGTATTCACGGAATACTTTTCCCGGCGAAGATACCTATTTCCGGTTTACGCTGGCAAACTATAGCAAAGCGGCCGGCAAACTGTCGCTGGTAGGAACGGTCGTGTATGACGATAAAGTGTCGAAAGGCGGCTACGAGATCATCTGCCAGGGTTCCAATGACGGAAAGAACTGGACGGAAATCGGCAAACTGAGCGGTAGCGGTCTGCCCGGTCAGGCAGTCTCCGGACGGGTGGTGGTGACCGACCCGAACAAACAGACGGGCGAAACAACCATGCCGGTCCGCAAACTGAATGAAACGATTACTTTCAATTCCGAAAACGCCTACTCCGATTACCGCGTGCTGCTGAAGATGGCAGGCGCACACGATTGGGTGTTTACGGAAGCTAATTTCATGGATAAGGACGGTGGTTTAGTGGAAATGAAACCGTCCCAGTTCTTCAACAGTGCCTGGATGAGTGCTACTGGGGGTGAAGAATGGTTGTATGTGGATCTCGGCAGCATGTCGGAGTTCGATAAGGTCGTGTTGCACTGGATCAACAAAGCCGTCAAAGGAAAAGTGCAGGTGTCGGATGATGCCAAGCTGTGGAAAGACGCAGCCGAACTGCCGGGCGGTGACGGCCTGATAGATGAAATCGCATTGAACGGCAAACAGAATGCCCGCTATGTGCGTGTCCTGATGCAACAGCCGGCGAACGATAGCCGTTATATCCTGAGCGAAGTGGAAGTAATGGGTAAAGGCGGATTAGTGGCTCAGCCTGTGGCTCCTCCTCCTGCTTCGAAGGGAAAGATCATCTTGTCCGGCGGCAACTGGGAGCTGCAACGTGCTTCTGAAGTGACTGCTTCGGGTGAAGAAATATCTACTCTGGGCTACAAGCCAGAGAACTGGATCGTGGCGACAGTGCCGGGAACGGTATTGAGCAGTTATAAGAACATCGGGGCAATCGCCGATCCGAACTATGCGGACAACCAGTTGCAGGTGTCCGAATCGTTCTTCTGGTCGAACTTCTGGTATCGTGACGAGTTCGAAGTGCCGGAAGGATTCAAGCAGGACCGCCTGTTCCTGAACTTCGACGGGATCAACTGGAAAGCGAATGTCTTTCTGAACGGAAAGAAACTGGGCCGTATCGAAGGCGCCTTTATGCGAGGCAAGTTCGATGTGACGGATCTGGTTGTTCCGGGTAAGAACGTGGTGGCTGTAGAGATCATCCGGAATAACCATATCGGGGCGATCAAGGAAAAGAACAAGCAGAGCACGGACTTCAACGGCGGAATCTTAGGGGCTGATAACCCGACCTTCCACGCGACGATCGGTTGGGACTGGATTCCGACGGTTCGCGGCCGCAATATCGGTATCTGGAACGATGTCTTCCTGACCTCAACCGGAAAGGTGACGGTTGCCGATCCGCTTGTTACGTCTGTCCTGCCGTTGCCCGATACGACTTCCGCTACGTTGACAGCCGAGGTGATCGTGAAGAACCACGATGCCAATACGGTAAACGGTACGTTGGAAGGCAAGGTAGGAGATATCACATTCCAGCAACCTGTTTCCCTGGCGGCGGGAGAAGAGAAGACAGTCGTTTTCGATGTCAAGGACTTCCCGCAACTGAAGATGGAAAACCCGCGCTTGTGGTGGCCTAAAGGTTACGGCGCGCCGAACCTCTACGATGCCAACTTCACCTTCAAAGTGGATGATAAGGTTTCGGATGCGAAAGACTTCAAAGTCGGTATCCGCCAGATGACATTCAATGAGGACAATCATATTCTGAGCCTCTTTATCAATGGCCGTCGCTTTATCGGCCGGGGCGGTAACTGGGGCTTCGGTGAATCGAATTTGAACTATCGCGGTCGCGAATATGATATTGCCGTGGCTTACCATGCCGATATGAACTTTACGATGATGCGTAACTGGGTCGGCATGATCGGCGACGAGGAGCTTTATGAGGCTTGCGACCGCCACGGTATCATGATCTGGCAGGACTTCTGGCTGGCTAACCCGGCCGACGGACCCGATCCGTATTATCCGGAAATGTTTATCGCCAATGCGGAAGATTATGTGAAACGGATTCGCAGCCATGCGTCTATCGGCCTTTACTGCGGACGTAACGAAGGTTTTCCGCCCGAACAGATCGACAAGGCGTTGCGCCGTATCATCAAGGAAGACCATCCGGATATCCATTATATTTCCAGCTCGGCCGATGATGTGGTGAGCGGCCACGGCCCGTACCGTATGCTTCCGGCAAAAGAATATTTCACGCTGAAGACCGGCAACGATAAGTTCCATAGCGAACGAGGCATGCCGAACGTCATGACCTACGAAAGCATGCTCCGCACCTTCTCGCCGGAAGGAATCTGGCCGCAGGATAACGAATGGGGGATGCATGACTATACCCGCGAAGGGGCACAGGGCTGCACCTCTTTCAACGAGATCATCGCGAAAGGATATGGCGAACCGCAGAGTGCGAAAGAGTTTGCCTGCCTGGCACAGTGGGTGAACTACGACGGCCACCGCAGCCTGTTCGAGTCCAGAAGCCAGAACCGCAAAGGTCTGCTGATGTGGATGAGCCATTCCTGTTGGCCTTCAATGGTATGGCAGACGTATGATTATTATTTCGAGCCGACTGCCGCCTATTTTGCTATCAAGAAGGCTTCCGAGCCGCTGCATATCCAGTGGAATCCGGCAACGGACGAGGTAGAAGTGGTCAACTACAGCGCTGGCACGCATAAAGGTCTGACGGCAAAAGTACAGGTTCTGAATATGGATGCATCCGTAGCCTGGGAAAAAGAAGCGACTGTCGATAGCAATGAAGATACGACCGATAAGTGCATCAAGTTGGAATTCCCGGAGAACTTGTCGAAGGTCCATTTCATCAAGATGACGCTGACCGAAGATGGCAAAGTCGTTTCCGACAACTTCTATCACAGAAGTTTGGAAGAAAACAACTACCAGGATTTGTGCCAGTTGGCAAAGGTTGCTTTGCAGTCCGCAACAACCGTGGATAAAAATGCAGACGGAACCTGGAGTGCCGTGTCTGTTATCGAGAACAAGACGTCTACACCGGCTTTGATGATCCGCCTCAATGTTGTAGGTGGTAAAGACGACCAGCAGATTCTACCGGTATTTTATTCCGACAACTATTTCTCTTTGCTTCCGGGTGAAAAGAAGGAAGTACGTATGAGCTGGAGAGATGAAGATACCAGAGGTAATGAAGGCAAGGTCTTAATTACCGGATATAACGTGGAATAATATTATAGGTCGGCGACGGAAGGCGTGCAAAGTACCTTTATTACGATCCTTTAGGCACAGATTTACACGGATAAATTTATTTTCTTTCCGTGTATCTGTGCCTAAATTATGCCTATTAGTAAGCAGAATTTTGTTTCGACACACCTCCTGTCATATTTTTTTCTTGATTATTACTAAAATATTACGCAGCCTGAAAAAGATCTATTTTTGTATAGGACTTATCGGGAAGCTCTTTACCTTTGCCGGAAAGAGTATCGGAAGTAGATGGGAAAGCGGATCAAACTGATTTATATATTATCGTTATTCTCAGCTTTAATGGCGATAAGCGTGCAGGCCTATTGGCTCTATAATCAGTATCGTTATGAAGTGGAGCGATATGCTGATGAAATTGCCGCCGATGTATTGCGTGTCGGAGATGAAGAGTTTGCCGAGCGCCGGAAAATGGCGATAGGTGATGATACTTCTTATATAATAGATCGTAGTTCGCGTACTCAATCCGGAACTTCCACTATCAGGAATGTGCAGACACAACTTTGTTTTGATTTTAAAACGGATGTCTTGGTCGATTCGATAATTGGCGGTCAACTGAATATGACAAAACTAAACCTCTCGTTTGATGCGACCTTACCGGAAGACAGCATTATTCATGGTGTGGAACGAAATGTCGTTAATTACTATATTCCTTTCCAGGTTGAACGTTTAGATAGTCTGCTTCGGGCGCGCTTGTCGCAATACGATTTCCAGATCGCTTTTTTGCCGGAAGGAGATACATTGAGCCGTTTCAATTCTTGGAAAATTTTACCGGAACATCTGTTCCCGCCTTGCTTGGGAGTTAAATACCGGTATGCTCCGTTGGAGCGGAAAGGGGTGATGATAGAAGTCGGTTTCCCGATAAACCCTCTTCTGAAGCGGATGGTGGGACAACTGATTTTGAGTCTGTTTCTGATCCTGTTGCTGCTTTCCTGCTTGGGTTTGCAAATTAATACGATACTTAAACAGTATAAGCTTGGCGAAATGCGTGAAAGTTTTGTTCATACGATGATTCATGAATTGAGACGTCCGGTACAGACTTTGAAAATGTGTGTCTCTTTCTTGAATGATAAAGAGATGCGCACGGATGAGGCTGCCTGCGACGGTATTGTCCAGGACGCCTTGTTTGAGCTGGACAATCTTTCCGCTTATCTGGAGAAACTGAAAAATATGGTGAGTGCCGACGGTAGTGCGACACTGCTGCATCCCATTCTGTTCAATTTGCAAGAGTTGGTTGAAAAGGTGATCCGTTTAGTTCATATTCCATCTGGAAAACAGGTTGCTTTTTCTACTGCTTTTCCACCTGATCTCCCATTGGTTACAGCTGATCCTGTGCATATTGCCAATATTCTGAGTAACCTGATAGAGAATGCGATTAAATATTCCGGCTCTGGAGTCAATATCCGCGTAGTCGTTATCCGGAATGACAAGCTGATAGAACTGACCGTAACTGATGATGGCGTTGGTATTTCTGCCGACGAACAGACGAAAGTCTTCGAGAAATTCTATCGCTCCGTCCATTTACCGGATAAGCAAATTCCTGGATTGGGACTGGGATTGAGTTATGTACGTCAGATAGCCGAAGCCCATCATGGGCAGGTCTCGCTTCGTAGTGAAGTGGGAAAGGGCACGGAAGTAACAGTAGGATTACCGATATAAAACGATATGGCGACACCATTAAAAATACTTTTTGCAGATGATGATCTGAAATATTCACTTCTTCTCAAACGTTTTCTTGAAAAAGAAGGGTATGATGTGGCTTATACCGGAAACGGGATGATGGTTCTCGAACAATTTCCGGTTGTTAAGCCTGATCTTGTCCTTTTGGATATCAATATGCCGGGTTTGAATGGTTTTGAGGTCGCAGAAAAGATACGGGAAAACGATCGCCATGTCCTGATCTTTTTCCTTTCCGACCGTTCGGACAAAAACGACCGCCTGAAAGGCTTCAGCCTCAAAGGAAATGACTATCTTGCCAAGCCTTTCTATCCGGAAGAGCTGCTGGCGCGGATCAAAGAGCGGTTTGAAGTGAATCCCGATGTGAAAGTCGAAGAAGAAATCTATCATTTCGCTAATACCGTGTTTGACTATTCCACAAATGAAATCCGTACAGGCAACAGCAAGACGTTGGTCACTTCCCGTCAGGCAGAAATTCTTCGTATCCTCGCCCGTAATCCAAATGTTGCGATCGACCGTGAAATCATCCTATCTGCTGTATGGGGAAATGTCTCTTATGCCAACTCCCTGGCTTTGAATGTGCAGGTCACTTATCTTCGCAAAGCCTTGCGTAACGACCCTTTGACCAGTATCGTTTCCCTTACAAAAAAAGGCTATATGCTGAAAGGATAAAAAAACTTGCTATCTTTGCGCAATTGAGAAGTATAGACAAATAAAAAAGCGTATGAGTTTCAGCGAAAAGTCTTGCCTGGTATTTGAACAGGCTACGAAGGCATATCATATCACCGATCATATAGATGCCACGGTACATAATCCTTATGAGGTGAAGAGTATAGAGTTCTATCTGTATTTGAAGAATTGGATTGATGCTGTGCAATGGCATATGGAAGATATTATCCGCAATCCGGCTATTGAGCCGACTGAAGGATTGGTGATCAAACGACGGATTGACAAATCCAATCAAGATCGTACGGATCTGGTTGAGTTAATTGACAGTTTCTTTTTGGATCAGTATAAAAATGTGAAAGTCTTACCGAATGCAACGATCAATACAGAGAGCCCAGCATGGGCGATTGATCGATTGTCCATCTTGATCCTGAAGATTTATCATATGCAACAGGAGGTAGATCGTTCGGATGCGACTCCTGAGCATAAGGGAAAATGTGAAGAAAAATTGCGTATACTTTTGGAACAAAAAAAGGATTTATGCGTGGCATTGGATCAGTTATTGGCAGATATCGGTGCTGGACGTAAATATATGAAAGTCTATAAACAAATGAAGATGTATAATGATCCGGCCTTGAACCCAGTATTGTACGGTAAAAAATAATGGCAAAGGTATTAGTAATACGACTCTCGGCTATAGGCGATGTCGCTATGACAGTGCCTGTCATTTATTCTGCCGCCAAAGCTAATCCGGAAGATTCCTTTACTGTTTTGACTCAAGCTTTTTTGATGCCCCTGTTTATGAATCGTCCACCTAATGTGGAGGTTATCGGTATTAATACAAAGGGGGCTGAAAAAGGGCTTATCGGGTTGTTGAAATTTATCTCGGCATTGTTGAAATTCGATTTTGATGTTATCTTGGATTTGCATAATGTGATCCGTACGATAATAATCTGTACTTTTTTCAGATTGAATGGTAAGCGTGTGTTTGTGTTGGATAAAGCGCGGAAAGAACGTAAAAGATTGACTGCAATTAAAGGCAAACGACTTTATCCTCTTCGTCCGGTTATAGTCCGTTATGCCGATGTGTTTCGGGCTGCTGGGTTGAACTATACAGAAACGTTTACATCTCTTTATGAAGAATCTCCTGCCGAATTGTCTGGAATGGCCTCCGTTGCTGGAATTAAAAAAGGCAAATGGATCGGTGTTGCTCCATTTGCCAAACACCGAGGTAAAATTTATCCAGTGGACGAAATGGAACAAGTCGTTGCCTGTTTGTCGAAATGTGAAGATTATACTGTTTTTTTGTTCGGAGGGCGAGGATATGAGGAGGCAATCCTTGAACAATGGGAGTTTCAATATCCACGTGTTAAAAGTGTTGTAGGTAAATATGCCTTGGATAATGAGTTGGCGTTAATCAGCCAATTGGATGTGCTATTGTGTATGGATTCTGCAAATATGCATTTTGCCTCTTTGGTAGGTACACGAGTGATTTCGATTTGGGGAGCGACGCATCCTTATGCCGGTTTTTATGGTTATCATCAAGATTCCGGTGATGTTATTCAGGAAAATTTACCTTGTCGGCCTTGTTCTGTATTTGGGCAGAAACCATGTTTGCGCGGTGATTGGGCGTGTATGACACTGATAACACCGGAGAGGATTGTTGAAAAGGTAAAGGCATCAATAAAATAGTAAAGAGAAAACTACGATATCATGAGGGTCTGTTATTTTTCAAAATGTTATAAAGAACTATATAGTGCGGGAAGTAAAGCAAAGACCGATATGGAACAGATTATGTGCGATTTAGGATATCGGAATATCGGGTTTCCTTGTCTCGTTTGTTCGAATAAGATACTTGGCTTTGTCATAACTTTGCTCAGTATGATTAAAGTTTGTTTTAAGTTAAGGTCAGGTGATATTTTGATTATACAATATCCTTTGAAAAAATATTATACGTTATTATGTAATATAGTGCATTATCGAGGAGCTAAAGTTATAACCTTGATTCACGATTTAGGCTCTTTCCGACGGAAAAGATTGACAGTCCTTCAAGAAATTGATCGTCTGCAGAATTCTGATTATTTAATAACATTGAATGATTCGATGTCTGCTTGGTTACAAACTAAGGGGTGTGAAGTCCCGAAAGGAGAACTGAAGATTTGGGATTATTTATCTCCAGCCATTGTCTTAAACAAAATAGAACCAGCTACTGACTATACGGTTGTTTATGCAGGCGCGTTGGGATATAATAAAAATCGTTTTTTATATGAGTTGGATCGTTTACCTCGTCAATGGCATCTGAGTGTGTATGGTAAAGGATTAGAAGCTGATAAGATTCTCAATAAAGAATATTTCTCATATAACGGCTTTTTGCCGGCAGATCAATTGATATCTTCGGTACAGGGTGATTTTGGCCTGGTTTGGGATGGAGATTCTTATGAAGCATGTACTGGCAACTATGGTGAATATTTACGATATAATAATCCTCATAAAGTCTCTTTGTATGTCCGTTGTCATCTTCCGCTTATCATTTGGGAGAAGGCTGCATTGGCTCCTTTCATAAAAGAGAAGGAAATAGGTATTTGCATAAATTCTTTGGAAGAACTGGATGGTAAATTGGAGAAATTGACGGTGGATGATTATTTTAAGATGAAATCTCGGGTGATTGAGATAAGTAACTTGTTGTCTGTAGGATATTTTTTTACTAAAGCCTTGGATGAGGCTGTTAAGTTTCTGACAAAATCGGATGTGGCAGATGAAGGTCGTAATTAATCCTAAATACAATTTTCTCACTGATTTTATTTATCATCTTCCTGGATGTTTTTTCAAGGACGGTGAGACTATATACCAAGGACGTAATATCCTTAAAAAGTACGATATACAAGGATATCGTTTGATAGTCAAGAGGTTTAAACGTCCTAATATAATAAACCAGATTGTATATTCTTTTTTTCGTAGATCGAAAGCACGACGCTCTTTTGACTATTCGCTTGAAGTTCAGAAGCGTGGATTTGGAGTTGCAGATCCTATTGCATATATTGAGATAAAGCACGGAGGTTTACTTACCGATAGTTATTATATATCCTTATATATGGAAAGGATGGAAGAACTTCGCGAGTATATGGCTGTGTATAGAGCAGAAGATCGAGAGCTCAGACTGGCTTTTGCACGTTTTACGGCACAATTGCATAAGGCGGAAATATTGCATGTCGATTATTCCCCTGGCAATATCCTGGTAAAGAAACAGGCTGGTTCGTATGTGTTTGCGTTAGTGGATGTCAATCGGATGAAATTTAAAAGTATTTCAGTTGTTGATGCTTGTAAGAATTTAGCTCGTTTGGCAACATCCCGTAAAGTTTTGGATGAAGTGGCGTGTGAATATGCCTCTCAGCGGGGATGGGATAGTTTGGAAATAATGCGCTTGATGGGAGAATATAGTGATCGTTTTTTCAAGAATTACGCATTTCGTCTTGGCAATAAAGCGTGGCGAAGAAATGGGGGAAGTTGTTTTGCCCTTCCTTCTTTTTTCTATAAAGCATATGATCTGTTAAGTTGTTGTAAATTACTTCCAGAAACGACACGCAATGTTTACCATCATAAACGGATTTGGGTTTATGATGATTATTTGCGTCCGTTTGATTTTCGGAAAGTGTTTCCTGAAAGTCTTCAAGACTGAGTTTTAGTATCTAATTTTGATTTAGAACTCCATTCCGTGATATGTGTACAATGGCTAATGTAGTATTGTTCTTCTTCGGACAGATTCGAAGAGTCGTTATACCAAGGCAAATGTTCTGCTTGGTAGGGATATGCTGTTCGGTAAGCTTCGACTGAACGGCTTCTGCTCAATCCGACACGAGGGCGATAAAGGGCGAAGGTTGTATCTATTGGTGCTCTGTACAGACCTCCTTCGGCAGGTTTGAGATAATATTGTTTTTCTAAATTGATAACTTCTTCTTTGTGTATATAGGAATCGGGGATATTATCTATTCGTAGGGAAAAACCGATCTTGCGGGCGAATGGATGTTTTTTTAATTCTTTAAAAAAATAGTCGATGAAGTCTTTAGGGCAATAATCGGAAGGGATTACATCCGAATCTGTATAGATATAATAGTCATTGCAGAATCTTTTTTTTAAAGGCGATTCCCAAAGTGCTTTAAAGCCTAAGTTTTGATTGAGATGGAATACTGTAAATGGGCAGGTTTTGTAATATTCCAGCAAAGGTGGATAAGTCGATGCATTATCCAGAATGTAAATATTGGTATATCCACAGGCAGTCAATGTTTCTGTTAACAGCCGTAAGGTTGTGAGACGATTAAAATTATTGATGATAATAGGAATCTCTTTGGCATCTCTAATTAGAGATGGACTTATTATTTCTCGAAGGAAATAATAGTAAGAGCCGATATTGCATGTTAATGTTTTGAATATACTCATATGATTTTGATGAACAGGTTGTTAATATTATTGGAAAGGAATAAAATCCATCCAGAATTTTTTCATCTTACGTTTATACCAAGAATGGCAACCGAAAGGTAATTGCCAGTTGTTTAATTTGTAGCAATAACTTGGATATTTGTCAAATGAAAAGCGAATCGCTTCTTTTACTTTGGGATATGTGAATCCGTTTGCTTCCGTTGCCCAAAAAACATCTTCATTGTAAAGATGATATCGCTTTTGTGCCAGATAGTGATCGATTCGTTCCTTTTGTTCACAAGTTACCCGATAATGACTGGCAACTTTTCTCAGAGATAGACCACCATTTCCGATTTTGCCGTACAGATCTTGC from Parabacteroides merdae ATCC 43184 includes the following:
- a CDS encoding HepT-like ribonuclease domain-containing protein, coding for MYKIQTPDDFLSTPWRMTIFDSCVMRLQTIGEYVKKIDDKTNKQLLPKYPQVPWVKVIGQRNIISHEYSAVDEEKIFITIKKHLPPLKSTVLLIIKDIEKDLDSQE
- a CDS encoding glycosyl hydrolase 2 galactose-binding domain-containing protein — encoded protein: MKTLDKQKKNVLTLCGAAMASLLLWGCGGTNPTAESFERSDYYTRGIGQYPGDPKEDFSPSLAPDPSTYRNIARLRSAFASSSHDYNLVAQLATDGIVTDEQPQYLNLSTPDGDVPRREREWMIDEGPYSRNTFPGEDTYFRFTLANYSKAAGKLSLVGTVVYDDKVSKGGYEIICQGSNDGKNWTEIGKLSGSGLPGQAVSGRVVVTDPNKQTGETTMPVRKLNETITFNSENAYSDYRVLLKMAGAHDWVFTEANFMDKDGGLVEMKPSQFFNSAWMSATGGEEWLYVDLGSMSEFDKVVLHWINKAVKGKVQVSDDAKLWKDAAELPGGDGLIDEIALNGKQNARYVRVLMQQPANDSRYILSEVEVMGKGGLVAQPVAPPPASKGKIILSGGNWELQRASEVTASGEEISTLGYKPENWIVATVPGTVLSSYKNIGAIADPNYADNQLQVSESFFWSNFWYRDEFEVPEGFKQDRLFLNFDGINWKANVFLNGKKLGRIEGAFMRGKFDVTDLVVPGKNVVAVEIIRNNHIGAIKEKNKQSTDFNGGILGADNPTFHATIGWDWIPTVRGRNIGIWNDVFLTSTGKVTVADPLVTSVLPLPDTTSATLTAEVIVKNHDANTVNGTLEGKVGDITFQQPVSLAAGEEKTVVFDVKDFPQLKMENPRLWWPKGYGAPNLYDANFTFKVDDKVSDAKDFKVGIRQMTFNEDNHILSLFINGRRFIGRGGNWGFGESNLNYRGREYDIAVAYHADMNFTMMRNWVGMIGDEELYEACDRHGIMIWQDFWLANPADGPDPYYPEMFIANAEDYVKRIRSHASIGLYCGRNEGFPPEQIDKALRRIIKEDHPDIHYISSSADDVVSGHGPYRMLPAKEYFTLKTGNDKFHSERGMPNVMTYESMLRTFSPEGIWPQDNEWGMHDYTREGAQGCTSFNEIIAKGYGEPQSAKEFACLAQWVNYDGHRSLFESRSQNRKGLLMWMSHSCWPSMVWQTYDYYFEPTAAYFAIKKASEPLHIQWNPATDEVEVVNYSAGTHKGLTAKVQVLNMDASVAWEKEATVDSNEDTTDKCIKLEFPENLSKVHFIKMTLTEDGKVVSDNFYHRSLEENNYQDLCQLAKVALQSATTVDKNADGTWSAVSVIENKTSTPALMIRLNVVGGKDDQQILPVFYSDNYFSLLPGEKKEVRMSWRDEDTRGNEGKVLITGYNVE
- a CDS encoding nucleotidyltransferase family protein; the encoded protein is MKDYRYYITLLKQFKSKFADKYGILKIGIFGSVVRGEQTEKSDLEKRCGCPIDLIRLRKSLRPLLLDKILKEGIYA
- a CDS encoding response regulator transcription factor translates to MATPLKILFADDDLKYSLLLKRFLEKEGYDVAYTGNGMMVLEQFPVVKPDLVLLDINMPGLNGFEVAEKIRENDRHVLIFFLSDRSDKNDRLKGFSLKGNDYLAKPFYPEELLARIKERFEVNPDVKVEEEIYHFANTVFDYSTNEIRTGNSKTLVTSRQAEILRILARNPNVAIDREIILSAVWGNVSYANSLALNVQVTYLRKALRNDPLTSIVSLTKKGYMLKG
- a CDS encoding glycosyltransferase family protein, translated to MSIFKTLTCNIGSYYYFLREIISPSLIRDAKEIPIIINNFNRLTTLRLLTETLTACGYTNIYILDNASTYPPLLEYYKTCPFTVFHLNQNLGFKALWESPLKKRFCNDYYIYTDSDVIPSDYCPKDFIDYFFKELKKHPFARKIGFSLRIDNIPDSYIHKEEVINLEKQYYLKPAEGGLYRAPIDTTFALYRPRVGLSRSRSVEAYRTAYPYQAEHLPWYNDSSNLSEEEQYYISHCTHITEWSSKSKLDTKTQS
- a CDS encoding sensor histidine kinase; this encodes MGKRIKLIYILSLFSALMAISVQAYWLYNQYRYEVERYADEIAADVLRVGDEEFAERRKMAIGDDTSYIIDRSSRTQSGTSTIRNVQTQLCFDFKTDVLVDSIIGGQLNMTKLNLSFDATLPEDSIIHGVERNVVNYYIPFQVERLDSLLRARLSQYDFQIAFLPEGDTLSRFNSWKILPEHLFPPCLGVKYRYAPLERKGVMIEVGFPINPLLKRMVGQLILSLFLILLLLSCLGLQINTILKQYKLGEMRESFVHTMIHELRRPVQTLKMCVSFLNDKEMRTDEAACDGIVQDALFELDNLSAYLEKLKNMVSADGSATLLHPILFNLQELVEKVIRLVHIPSGKQVAFSTAFPPDLPLVTADPVHIANILSNLIENAIKYSGSGVNIRVVVIRNDKLIELTVTDDGVGISADEQTKVFEKFYRSVHLPDKQIPGLGLGLSYVRQIAEAHHGQVSLRSEVGKGTEVTVGLPI
- a CDS encoding glycosyltransferase family 9 protein, with protein sequence MAKVLVIRLSAIGDVAMTVPVIYSAAKANPEDSFTVLTQAFLMPLFMNRPPNVEVIGINTKGAEKGLIGLLKFISALLKFDFDVILDLHNVIRTIIICTFFRLNGKRVFVLDKARKERKRLTAIKGKRLYPLRPVIVRYADVFRAAGLNYTETFTSLYEESPAELSGMASVAGIKKGKWIGVAPFAKHRGKIYPVDEMEQVVACLSKCEDYTVFLFGGRGYEEAILEQWEFQYPRVKSVVGKYALDNELALISQLDVLLCMDSANMHFASLVGTRVISIWGATHPYAGFYGYHQDSGDVIQENLPCRPCSVFGQKPCLRGDWACMTLITPERIVEKVKASIK
- a CDS encoding DUF4254 domain-containing protein, coding for MSFSEKSCLVFEQATKAYHITDHIDATVHNPYEVKSIEFYLYLKNWIDAVQWHMEDIIRNPAIEPTEGLVIKRRIDKSNQDRTDLVELIDSFFLDQYKNVKVLPNATINTESPAWAIDRLSILILKIYHMQQEVDRSDATPEHKGKCEEKLRILLEQKKDLCVALDQLLADIGAGRKYMKVYKQMKMYNDPALNPVLYGKK
- a CDS encoding lipopolysaccharide kinase InaA family protein, producing the protein MKVVINPKYNFLTDFIYHLPGCFFKDGETIYQGRNILKKYDIQGYRLIVKRFKRPNIINQIVYSFFRRSKARRSFDYSLEVQKRGFGVADPIAYIEIKHGGLLTDSYYISLYMERMEELREYMAVYRAEDRELRLAFARFTAQLHKAEILHVDYSPGNILVKKQAGSYVFALVDVNRMKFKSISVVDACKNLARLATSRKVLDEVACEYASQRGWDSLEIMRLMGEYSDRFFKNYAFRLGNKAWRRNGGSCFALPSFFYKAYDLLSCCKLLPETTRNVYHHKRIWVYDDYLRPFDFRKVFPESLQD